In one window of Phyllopteryx taeniolatus isolate TA_2022b chromosome 23, UOR_Ptae_1.2, whole genome shotgun sequence DNA:
- the LOC133473016 gene encoding uncharacterized protein LOC133473016 isoform X2, with protein sequence MDGFSPPWQFSDPHHPGQPSFHLPQSDFQVPAVGYRRDSVQQCESQEMYSTTSFLSGGQRVNSFHHEAWHEAGGPQFYSGLDRPSDGNWEATVGQNLNQAVSQWSESSGDPQSWDFGSSSENPSPSSEAPWLRSGPLIQTGATQTLPSPNLPQTSAVGIQSGPRVLDSFPEAFLSHPKRSFSEVIRKDSYGPVWGPAAVAGEHFGAEKFFHPNTCSTSAPPLPFPHLASPSSHSPAVTSARSPSWGGDGDGALHFFASQVPSLGSYGTMWPFAAGSAGTSSIAAPSHLVPSSGNSSLKSRRAPRHDQRPQAAGGAAHRWKNQIYTGTPFPSILHSSKGTRDHYTPRPLLNPARQGTGLYSSLSAVQPRHEDKCGEAAWVNIGSNFQAELPAPCATEAREELNWEQFLWKSWRELRESRKTQEQVEKLLLMCNSSCLPGGGSNIELALHALHSCQADVLATLEKLLLTGTSPAGDYQYAGSDVWTESERSAFNGVLHTHGKNFSLIHKTVKTKTVSQCVEFYYLNNKLQDKQIKQTKQQNRDEKGGESEQRKREKQSEPKKAGPAPPLANSFPCTKCGKMFYKVKSRNAHMKIHRKIPDTWTDRLKSQRLNSMIPSVTPGHFALSDASLRPPPTYPGIPDTQVSAIVDVGGPGPPYVSAFNQSWHSFDELQNEAHVP encoded by the exons ATGGATGGCTTTTCGCCCCCTTGGCAATTTTCCGATCCCCATCATCCCGGTCAACCCTCCTTCCACCTCCCCCAGAGCGACTTTCAGGTCCCCGCGGTCGGGTACCGGCGAGACTCGGTCCAGCAGTGCGAAAGTCAGGAGATGTACTCCACGACATCGTTCCTTTCCGGGGGCCAGCGTGTGAACAGCTTCCACCATGAGGCTTGGCATGAGGCGGGGGGGCCTCAGTTTTACAGCGGCCTTGACAGACCGTCCGATGGAAACTGGGAAGCCACCGTGGGCCAGAATTTGAATCAAGCTGTGAGTCAGTGGAGCGAAAGCAGCGGAGATCcccaaagttgggattttggcTCGAGCAGCGAGAACCCCAGTCCGTCGTCCGAGGCGCCCTGGCTCCGGTCCGGCCCGCTGATCCAAACGGGGGCCACCCAAACTTTACCCTCACCAAATCTTCCCCAGACGTCGGCCGTGGGCATCCAAAGCGGCCCCCGGGTACTGGACTCATTCCCTGAAGCCTTCCTTTCGCACCCGAAGAGAAGCTTCTCAGAGGTTATCAGAAAGGATTCTTACGGACCTGTTTGGGGACCGGCGGCCGTCGCGGGAGAGCACTTCGGAGCCGAAAAGTTTTTCCATCCAAACACTTGCTCGACCTCCGCTCCACCGTTACCGTTCCCTCACCTGGCGTCTCCCTCGTCCCACTCGCCGGCCGTGACGTCCGCCCGCTCGCCCTCGTGGGGCGGAGACGGCGACGGGGCGCTCCACTTTTTTGCTTCCCAGGTGCCGTCGCTCGGCTCCTACGGGACGATGTGGCCGTTCGCCGCCGGGTCGGCGGGGACCAGCAGCATCGCAG CCCCGTCGCACCTTGTCCCCTCATCCGGAAACTCCTCTCTCAAATCCCGCAGAGCCCCGCGTCATGACCAACGTCCTCAAGCGGCAGGAGGCGCCGCTCACCGTTGG AAGAACCAAATCTACACCGGAACGCCATTTCCCAGCATCCTTCACTCCAGCAAGGGAACGAGAGATCACTACACACCCCGACCCCTCCTCAACCCAGCTCGCCAAGGGACAGGGCTTTACTCGTCCCTCTCAGCCGTCCAGCCAAGACACGAGGACAAATGTGGGGAGGCGGC ATGGGTCAACATCGGCAGCAATTTCCAGGCCGAGCTCCCCGCCCCGTGCGCCACTGAGGCCAGGGAGGAATTGAACTGGGAACAGTTTCTGTGGAAGTCATGGAGGGAGCTGCGGGAGAGTCGTAAGACGCAGGAGCAAG TGGAAAAGCTGCTGTTGATGTGCAACTCCAGTTGCTTACCAGGAGGGGGCAGCAACATCGAGCTGGCGCTGCACGCTCTGCATTCCTGCCAGGCCGACGTCTTG GCCACACTGGAGAAGCTACTGCTAACTGGAACGTCACCAGCAGGTGACTACCAGTATGCCG GTAGCGACGTTTGGACCGAGAGTGAGAGGAGCGCCTTCAACGGAGTCCTGCACACTCACGGGAAAAACTTTTCGCTCATTCACAAAACG GTGAAAACGAAGACGGTAAGCCAGTGTGTGGAGTTTTATTACCTGAACAATAAACTCCAAGATAAGcagataaaacaaacaaagcagcaGAATCGGGATGAGAAGGGAGGAGAGTCGGAGCAACGCAAGAGG GAAAAGCAGTCGGAACCAAAGAAGGCGGGTCCTGCGCCGCCATTGGCTAACTCATTCCCTTGCACGAAGTGCGGCAA AATGTTCTACAAGGTCAAGTCCCGCAACGCTCACATGAAAATCCATCGGAAGATTCCAGACACCTGGACCGACAGGCTCAAATCTCAACGTTTGAATTCCATGATTCCCAGCGTCACACCTGGCCATTTTGCCCTCAGCGATGCCAGCCTGCGACCGCCGCCCACCTACCCTGGCATCCCAGACACTCAAGTAAGCGCCATCGTTGATGTTGGCGGCCCAGGACCGCCGTATGTCTCAGCTTTCAACCAATCGTGGCACTCTTTTGACGAGTTGCAAAACGAGGCTCACGTCCCTTAA
- the LOC133473016 gene encoding uncharacterized protein LOC133473016 isoform X1, whose protein sequence is MDGFSPPWQFSDPHHPGQPSFHLPQSDFQVPAVGYRRDSVQQCESQEMYSTTSFLSGGQRVNSFHHEAWHEAGGPQFYSGLDRPSDGNWEATVGQNLNQAVSQWSESSGDPQSWDFGSSSENPSPSSEAPWLRSGPLIQTGATQTLPSPNLPQTSAVGIQSGPRVLDSFPEAFLSHPKRSFSEVIRKDSYGPVWGPAAVAGEHFGAEKFFHPNTCSTSAPPLPFPHLASPSSHSPAVTSARSPSWGGDGDGALHFFASQVPSLGSYGTMWPFAAGSAGTSSIAAPSHLVPSSGNSSLKSRRAPRHDQRPQAAGGAAHRWKNQIYTGTPFPSILHSSKGTRDHYTPRPLLNPARQGTGLYSSLSAVQPRHEDKCGEAAWVNIGSNFQAELPAPCATEAREELNWEQFLWKSWRELRESRKTQEQVEKLLLMCNSSCLPGGGSNIELALHALHSCQADVLATLEKLLLTGTSPAGDYQYAGSDVWTESERSAFNGVLHTHGKNFSLIHKTVKTKTVSQCVEFYYLNNKLQDKQIKQTKQQNRDEKGGESEQRKRVIEKQSEPKKAGPAPPLANSFPCTKCGKMFYKVKSRNAHMKIHRKIPDTWTDRLKSQRLNSMIPSVTPGHFALSDASLRPPPTYPGIPDTQVSAIVDVGGPGPPYVSAFNQSWHSFDELQNEAHVP, encoded by the exons ATGGATGGCTTTTCGCCCCCTTGGCAATTTTCCGATCCCCATCATCCCGGTCAACCCTCCTTCCACCTCCCCCAGAGCGACTTTCAGGTCCCCGCGGTCGGGTACCGGCGAGACTCGGTCCAGCAGTGCGAAAGTCAGGAGATGTACTCCACGACATCGTTCCTTTCCGGGGGCCAGCGTGTGAACAGCTTCCACCATGAGGCTTGGCATGAGGCGGGGGGGCCTCAGTTTTACAGCGGCCTTGACAGACCGTCCGATGGAAACTGGGAAGCCACCGTGGGCCAGAATTTGAATCAAGCTGTGAGTCAGTGGAGCGAAAGCAGCGGAGATCcccaaagttgggattttggcTCGAGCAGCGAGAACCCCAGTCCGTCGTCCGAGGCGCCCTGGCTCCGGTCCGGCCCGCTGATCCAAACGGGGGCCACCCAAACTTTACCCTCACCAAATCTTCCCCAGACGTCGGCCGTGGGCATCCAAAGCGGCCCCCGGGTACTGGACTCATTCCCTGAAGCCTTCCTTTCGCACCCGAAGAGAAGCTTCTCAGAGGTTATCAGAAAGGATTCTTACGGACCTGTTTGGGGACCGGCGGCCGTCGCGGGAGAGCACTTCGGAGCCGAAAAGTTTTTCCATCCAAACACTTGCTCGACCTCCGCTCCACCGTTACCGTTCCCTCACCTGGCGTCTCCCTCGTCCCACTCGCCGGCCGTGACGTCCGCCCGCTCGCCCTCGTGGGGCGGAGACGGCGACGGGGCGCTCCACTTTTTTGCTTCCCAGGTGCCGTCGCTCGGCTCCTACGGGACGATGTGGCCGTTCGCCGCCGGGTCGGCGGGGACCAGCAGCATCGCAG CCCCGTCGCACCTTGTCCCCTCATCCGGAAACTCCTCTCTCAAATCCCGCAGAGCCCCGCGTCATGACCAACGTCCTCAAGCGGCAGGAGGCGCCGCTCACCGTTGG AAGAACCAAATCTACACCGGAACGCCATTTCCCAGCATCCTTCACTCCAGCAAGGGAACGAGAGATCACTACACACCCCGACCCCTCCTCAACCCAGCTCGCCAAGGGACAGGGCTTTACTCGTCCCTCTCAGCCGTCCAGCCAAGACACGAGGACAAATGTGGGGAGGCGGC ATGGGTCAACATCGGCAGCAATTTCCAGGCCGAGCTCCCCGCCCCGTGCGCCACTGAGGCCAGGGAGGAATTGAACTGGGAACAGTTTCTGTGGAAGTCATGGAGGGAGCTGCGGGAGAGTCGTAAGACGCAGGAGCAAG TGGAAAAGCTGCTGTTGATGTGCAACTCCAGTTGCTTACCAGGAGGGGGCAGCAACATCGAGCTGGCGCTGCACGCTCTGCATTCCTGCCAGGCCGACGTCTTG GCCACACTGGAGAAGCTACTGCTAACTGGAACGTCACCAGCAGGTGACTACCAGTATGCCG GTAGCGACGTTTGGACCGAGAGTGAGAGGAGCGCCTTCAACGGAGTCCTGCACACTCACGGGAAAAACTTTTCGCTCATTCACAAAACG GTGAAAACGAAGACGGTAAGCCAGTGTGTGGAGTTTTATTACCTGAACAATAAACTCCAAGATAAGcagataaaacaaacaaagcagcaGAATCGGGATGAGAAGGGAGGAGAGTCGGAGCAACGCAAGAGGGTAATT GAAAAGCAGTCGGAACCAAAGAAGGCGGGTCCTGCGCCGCCATTGGCTAACTCATTCCCTTGCACGAAGTGCGGCAA AATGTTCTACAAGGTCAAGTCCCGCAACGCTCACATGAAAATCCATCGGAAGATTCCAGACACCTGGACCGACAGGCTCAAATCTCAACGTTTGAATTCCATGATTCCCAGCGTCACACCTGGCCATTTTGCCCTCAGCGATGCCAGCCTGCGACCGCCGCCCACCTACCCTGGCATCCCAGACACTCAAGTAAGCGCCATCGTTGATGTTGGCGGCCCAGGACCGCCGTATGTCTCAGCTTTCAACCAATCGTGGCACTCTTTTGACGAGTTGCAAAACGAGGCTCACGTCCCTTAA